CTACAGTTGATGTCTTCAGTATGTCAAAGTGaagtataaattaattaatgccAAGTTAACTCACTCTCCAATCTTCTGCAGATCACCACCTCTTCCAGTGTAAAGTGTCAGGCATCCTTTCCATATGGAGGCATATCTATGACATACATCACATTATGTTACTCATGCcgttaaataacattttaggtCAAGATTAGACAATACTgttaataattcaataaaaaattatgaagAATTGATCCAACCTTACCCTCTTGTGAGCTTGATAATGTCTCCTGGTTGAATAAGACTACCCAGTTCATCCCAAACTGAGATAGCAATGCTCCCACTCTTGTCTGCCACCTTGCAAGATCGTACTTCATGGCCATCTTTTGTTTTGGTGACTCGTCCTATGTAAAAGATACGGGGAAAAAACATCGGACCTATGTTGAGCAGAACAATacgtgtttctttttttaatcccGTTATCGCGTTAGCCTGCCCCTTTAAGACTGCACGAGTCCGTCGCAAGGGGACAGACTATACTTACCTATTTCCAAAACGATGAATACAATATTAAGGTTTTTCGATCCGGGCTTTACGTCTTTAATTAAGAACAGTGCCTCGTTTGATGGTGCGGCCATTGTCTGTGCTGATAGCTTCTTGTCACTTGTGCGGCTAGCAACAACGAGCTAGCCTTACGCGGCAGTTTGAAGCTACATTAGCAGTAGCCCTTCAAGTATATTAGTCAGGACAATTGCCAGATAACCCCCCGCGGTTGTTCGAACACACAATGTCTAACTACTCGGATGGTAAAGCCACATAGCATATACGTGAAGACCAAACGTAAGTCACTCAAACTACACAGCTAAGACTGCTAATGCTATCGAGCAAAATCGGCTACCAGTTTGCTATGTGACAGCTATCTTGTTTTTACCtacttttgtttcattttcttgtCGAGTCTGTGTTTCCGACAAAAGTCAATGACAGCTTGTGTCATCATATATtagtttaagttaaaaaaacgCAATAATGTGATACTGTTAGGTCCTATATAGCACTGCATTGAGCAGGCGTAAACATTGAAGGTAAGTAATAGTATGGCAACGACAACTAACCTAGTGTGTCTCTGTGCAAGAGTAGCTGACTTAATTTGACGGAAGTTCTATGTTTTCGTGGCTAGACAAACGTTACCAAAAAACGAAAGTGAAGCGCAAAGCACGTTTTAGTTGGCCGCTCACAAACCCATGCTTTGACTATTCCTCGGGAGGACTTACGTCAGGGAACGGCTGCCGGTAGTTTATACATTTTGGCCTgttccattctttttttttacaaagggGTGTGCTTCGCTAAATGGCGTATTCCTCTTTATAGTTAGTCGAGTTGAAAGGTCAAATGTTGCTTTAAATACAGTGCTGGGAAAATGCTAACAACAAACATAGACCTGAATCGACATCAAGTGACAATAactggtgtgtttgttttttttttaccaaatgaaTCCTCACCGCCAGTCACCATGAGATCTCATGATTAGGGAGGTAACCCGAAGCAACCGAACTGTTCTTGTATTGGAGATACCTGTTCTTCATTTAAAGAGAGTTCTTCATACACTTAAACAGAGAGTTAACTCATTAAATCAATCTAGAAAAAGTTCAACTCGTCACGAACAGGATtcgaacctgtgcggggaaaccccattggatttcgagtccaacgccttaacctctcggccaccgtgacggGTACGCTTTTATGTAGTGACATTATTATCTTAAGAGTCAAGATATACGTATGACGATTTCTATGCTGGCGTGAGTATAGTACATAGGAATATATATAATTCTCTAATGACGCACAAATAACATTTAGTTTGAAAGGATGTACAGACGGGTGGTGCTGACATGATTCGAACACAGGAGGGAGACAAGCGCCATGAAAACGCGTGTTGACGTGGAGTAACGTTCAAAATCATCAACTAAGCTATCATCCAAACATGAAAAACACTATAACGCCaaattattaaacattaaaaacaaccaTTAAACAACATTAAACGACGACTGATTCAGTCATTTCGTTCACGAGCAAATGAGCCTTTTGCAaatttaatgtcttattttttatatatagcgCTGATATTTAACATGGTTAACATGGGTGGGTGAATTGACAAAAATATTGATAGTATTGATACAGATGACTTTTTAGGATATTGTCGTATTTATACCTCGTTATATTGTTTCTAAACTCGGGTTATAATTCCCAGTATAATACATTATTCTTtcgatattttacattttattgtacATTATAACAATGTATTTGTTGTTAACAAATTTGttgattaaaaatgtattcaaacaTGTGAATTGAATTCAATGATCTTGAAGAATTTGAAAGGtatcagtgtcagtatcaatacaattttgtttgaatgtactgtacatatagcatttttttgttttccaaatgcTATTGTATCCAAATATGTGTGGTCCTAAACAACTATATTATTTCTGGAGCTGCTTTGTGAAACATGTCAGTGCTTCTGGTATGGTACTTTGCTATGTTCAACTGCTAGTATTTTCAAtgtaaaatgcaatatttaGTCTGAAAGAGAGCAAAGAAAGGTGCGAAACAACAGGTGCACATGTTATTCTTTATTGATGAAAGTTTGAAAGGAAATTCTTGCAAGCTTACAAGATATTAGCAAACAAATGTCAGCAAGCGTTAACACTCAAGTGGCAAGGAACATGCTGGTGTCAAGGAAATATCTTTGGCTGAAGTGGTTTCCTAGTCTCTGAATCACCAAACTATTGTCCAGCAAGCATATTAAAACCATATCATGTCATGCTTTCTTTCTCATGGAATGAGAAAATAACTGCAATATGTTTCCAGACAAATAACAGGCATACATTCACATACAActataaatttttatttcaaacagAAAGTTACTGTATGTTACCAAAGGTGAACATTTTAAAAGATAAGCAGAAAATGCCTTAATTCCAGTAAGATTGAAAACACTAATGTGCATCACACATAGCAGAAAATAGAGACAATTCATCAGTAGTACGAATTAcattactgtaataaaaaaagataaaatgcaTCTAACAATCTTTTCACATACATTAAAAGTCTGTCAATCTGTTTCCTAATGCTTATCATCTTCAGGGTCGTGcggcgctggagcctataccagtgGACATGAGCAACCTGTTCAGCACATTTCTTAAGGTGTCAGTGATTGACACGTTTACAAATATGCATGTAAGCCATCATCATGCTTAAATGAAGGTAGCCTGGTTCTGCATTTCTGCTTGCATGTATGTTTAACCCCTACATGTAATGCAAATTTCACTCTTGTGCATCCTGAGAAACATCGCCTGTATAATATATTGGCAATCAGTGGTGTATTGTAGCTTTAACAAAAGGAGGCCTTTTACTTATTATCCACAAAATGACTGGAATGTATTCCTTCAGGAGAGCAATTATTAATACCATCTTGTAGGCAGATGATGAGTGTGTATGTCCATGTCACAGGCAGCACAAGCGATGGTAAAAGGTAAGATAAATGTGAAGATGCACAAATATCACTAAACATTTGATTCCAATGTCTCGCAACCACCTAGAAGCAAATTATCACTCAAAAAATGCATAGATCTACGATCCATCACATAAAGTACACCATCCCAAAGCAGTTTTGTATACTGAAAAACACTAAGAATTTGCCCTGCATTGACAGGTCATTTCTGCAAATGAACATACTGTGTACATcattgtatttcttttttaatggAATGGGTTTGCACCCCTTCATGCTTTGTGTTATGTTTATACTATGCAGTGTATTAGCTCTAAcaacattttgttattattcacGGTGATGATGAcagtaaaataattaataataatgagaaaaatCTTAAATGACACCAGTggtttctcaatttttttcacTGACCCCATTtcaaatactattgagaacctgatctttatttatttatctatacaTACCACCACCTTCCAACAGCTCACCACCAACCCCACTAATTTGTGACTGATACGGCGTTGATATTTTGTTCAGTTTAGCACATATAGTTAGACAAAGGATGTGTTTAAGCCTCCTTAATGCACAACATGCATCAAAGTGAACcccctagcatttttttttctgtatgtggccATCGGGggcaaaggtttggacacccatgtTTTAGCTGACAGTAAAAGATAGAAATTATAGTCATTGGTTaattttggaaaacaaaacatttctaGTTCACAATAAAACAAGTTTAAAACCTCCCCAAACTCTCCATTCCTGCTCTTGCACATCCTGGCAACATACCACCTCAACAGGCTGTGCGGGTACAAGTGTTGTTGCCAGAGATTTACTAGTTTtcacaatgaagaaaaaaaaagaacaagaacaaAGAGGCTGTTTTTCATTTCCAATAAGCGAGGCATAGGAGCTCAGCAAGAGGGAGATAGTTAGACCAGTGCCCTGGAGATGCTGTGATTGAAGTTGTGAGCAGTGGTTTTATGATGTCTAAGTTACTGCAGTCCTTGTCATGTTCTTTTTCGACGTCGGTCATTGTCAAAAGCAGTAATGTCGCACAACCATTGGGGAACTCAGGACGTAAGGATTGTTTTCTACTGTGTAtcaatgtgtgtgttcatgagAATATGTAACTAATTTATATGCTTCCTGGATAAAACAACAGGGATGGTTAATCCTAAACAACTAAGATGCTTGCTCCAAAGCAACTGTTTCCGTCGGAGTCGGCACATTGGTTGCGGTCTTCACTTCGGTTTTGTGGTTCTCATCTTCttcgtcctcttcttcctcctcaccAACGTCATCATCACGTTCTGGGACCGCGAGACCAGCAGAACGATCACCGTTTAATTCGCACTGGAAGCTTGCTGGTTCTCCATTGATGGACAGCTCTGCTTTTAAGTCGTCTGAGGTGGACTGAATCAGCATTTCTCCACTTTTTTCCGGAGCACCTTCCTGGGTGTGCACCGCAGCCAAAGGGATATCTCTATCTGAGCATTCTAGTGGCGGAATCTCCACGTGTGCTCCTCCCCCTGAGGCAAGGTCTTGGGATGAAACTTCCCCATCTCTGACTTTCTTCACATTGAATGTCATGGGAGACACCTTAAATGAGGAGCTTTTGATAGAAGGGCTCTTAGGGTGGGTAGGACTGAGGCTCTTCATGATTTTTTCCCGTTTTTCTGGGGGGACAATCTTGGTGGTGATCTGGGCCATCTTTTTCTCAATGCTCTTCTTGATACTATCAACCTTTTTCAGACTAGAGCGCTTGAACTTGTCAGACCTTCTCTCAAACGTCTGGGAAGTACCAGGTTCCATCATGTGTCCCTCAGCTCTGTGTGCTGAGagctcatcatcgtcatcagaGGAAAGGCTGATGGTCTGGAGACCTTCCTCCTGCGTATGGATGCCGTCAACAGAACTGGCAACTGACATATTCGGCACAGTGGACTCTGCATCATACTGGCTCGGTTGTGGGGTCTTGAGAGAATCATTGACAAACACACTGGAAGGGATCTCATTGTCCTCCTGTTaagaaacagacaaaaaaaagataagGGAAACCTTACATAAGACATATGTACAAACCCTTGGCGAAGTATTCCTTactttaaaacaaaattatgaTGTCCACAAAAATGAACCATGATGAGCCGTGGTTATGACTTTCATTCTTTCCATCTTCTCCATGTTCAACTTTTCCAATGGCAACAGAAGATTTTTCCAAACACACTTACTGATGGAATGACACAGTCAAATAGCATGGACgaccatatttaaatattttagatCATTATGAACTTGAATAGTTatctcaacattttttttgttcctgcAAGGAAGAATGTATGGCAGTCTGTAAGACATTTTAAGAGTGCTTAAGCGCAGCGCAGGATGCCAAAGGGTTTTGTGGAACTGTCCATGGGTGTTATTAGCACATGCTCAAAGACCGGGTGGACCAGATTATCTGGAAGACTTATGGTTCTTGCACATTCTATATTTGTTTGTCTGATGAAGCTTCACTTTTCAACAGATTAGAATGTTTTTCCTTCAGATTTTTCACATGAAAACACTTTAGGCATTCTTCTAGTGCAGTGTTCCCCAATCTTTACTGAGCCAAGGCCCCCTATTTTACATTAGAAAAGTCTCACAGCACGCCACCAAATCAAAATGTATGAACGGCAACAGGTGGTtaattatgtactgtatatgtacctTCCGGGAGCTGGTGGAAGAGCGTTTGATAGTTCTTCCTCTCACTATACGTCACATACTAGATACTGTAAATGAACAAATATACATTATCTGTAGTCAACTATCTTTTTTGGAACAATTTAATGAAAGAGGGTCTGATCTCACACTGTTTGAGACTCAGTGCTGTAGTGCAAAACAAGTAGCTCACAGACTACAACGACACCTGCTTCACACCTTGGAAACATGGTGTGCTGCGATCAAACCACTCACAAACCACtcactgtttgtgtttgattGAATGTATTTTgagcggtgtccaaagtgtggcccttgagctatttttaatttgtccattctaaaaaaatacaaaaaacaatgaaacaagaaaaacccaaaaaactagcgataaagtcatcattttaaatattaaaaactaaaatatgtattttttaatatttttttaatatgatgagatgcaaacaaaaaaataagttgcaattttaggaaattttaggaaaattaggttgggtcaaggacaataaagtaaaactattatgacaataaagacatATTACTCAAAGAaagttaaaatgaaaaacaagcacAGAAGTGTtatgtaaagagaaaaaaaaatcataccaaTAATACCACAAAGGCTGTTTTAAAAAACCTCTCGGCATACCCACATTGCACTTTTCAAAAAGGGTTTCACTCCTGCCTGAACTTGACGAGTCATGATGAGATTATTTGGCTTGCCTTAACAATAAACTGTGAAATGAGCTGGGAAACTGTCTGCAAAAAAGCGTTGTTTAACATAGCTGTTTGCTTGAATTACAAggatattataaaaatatccccacaaccctagtaaggataagcggcatggactataattaaaatattgctTGAATGGCCACAGGTTGTTTGGCACCCATAACCATTTCTAAAATGAGAACATTCACACCAACATCTTTTcactcatacacactcacacacacatatacacacgcacccacacacttcctcattgtgcTCGTCTAGGACTGAGGAAGTCCAGTAATTAATTGCCTCTCTAAACAAATACTCATTAGCCACTGAGAATGACTGTATGTGTGTTGGCTTAATCATGACCAAAGAAAACAGAAGTATGTCGATAAATTTGTAAAGAAACCAAGCAAGAAACGATAATTTCATGTGACAACATGTTCATTGTTTTATAATGCTCTGCAAGTCTTCCGCTGTTGAAGTGCCATTTTCATGAATAACAAGTAAAGCAATGCGAGCCAGCGCTTATGTAAGCCTTCTCTTAATCTCTCGCTCTATTCAAACCAAAGAGATCAGGGAGGGGCAGGACGGGACTGAAAGAACTGAGATGATGAGCGCTTGTTACTTTGCGCCTGAAAGTGCCTCTTCATGCCACATGAGGAAGGATTCACTCTATTTGTATACGGTCAATGAGTGTGAGTGTGCAACAGGATAGGATCTCATATTAATGGAAATTCAGGTGGAAAGACCAGAATTTCCGTTATTTTCTggcaaatgttgacaggtatggtGCATGTGTGTCTCGGTTTGTCAAAAAAAGGTGTTTTATTAAGTCATAAGCTGTTTTCCACAGCTAACGCATACTAACATAGTAAGCAAGGTGCCTGTGGTAAATTACATATACACCGAATTAACGTTGTCAAATAGTAATGGAGGAGTATTTCATAAAAGACACGCCCATTGCTGTCACAGTGTGAAGTTTGAACTatacaaaaaacagcagcacgctTCAAAAAACACTATAGACccccatattaataatatatccCCACATTAGGGCCTGACTGATTAGTTGGTCAATTAATTAAGTAATCAACCAAGAATTGTCTGATGGAAGGAGTTGTTAACACTTATTTTTCACTGATAAAATGCAGGTAATAATCAGTTTATTATGATACTTTTGTACTGTATTGCGGTCTTCCCTCACCACCTTGAACTTTGAATTCCaaggcttcactctatcaaggttttctaaaatatattaataataaatcatgctgttgcAAGGTTGAATACGGCGTTTTTACGGCATTCAGATGCCAATtaaatgtagtactctacactggtcatgaggtgacagtaatgttactataaaGTTTAGTAAGACACACAAGCTGGAAAAAACGATTTTTGTTACAGTTTGAattatcataaaaaaatcataaaaacacaaggtacttatttatgtctactatattgggtattacaagtgtaaaggtgactaaggGGTGTTTCTTCATGTCATGtcacttcatgtctagagggctgtaataatattcaaaaattcaaaaatgtcacttcctgtgtggacGGACTGAAAGCACCTCTGCAccaatttcatgtttttaactTGACTGTAATTAGATATCAGTTACATATCTGATACCACTGGCTTGCATATTGTCTAGCTTGAGGAAgtaactggtaaaaaaaaaaagagttaccTGAAGTGCTGATAACAATACAAGCTAATTGTTGCATTTGAGCTTCAAAGGTGTTGAttaccaatgaaaaaaaactattaaactaATTAAATTACTTAAATATTGTACGTGCAAACAAGTAAAAGTTATGgtgtgaatgaattattagtGATAGACATGGAGAAGGGTTAGGATTAAATGTAAAGTCTGCTTCTTCcaactccttttcagacatgttgaattgtgcaaatgtaaccatGTGATGCTCCTTCATGTAACTTGTTACGCatgcaacaaacaaacataccgtaccatttagaaggtcgtaaacagattTCCTATAGTCTAACTATGAACATTTCCCATTTATGAACAAAaatgcagaaattcacttatcacatttgggtctggaaccaattaactgtgatggacgagggattactgtaataagAACTGTTACTATGAAAGTGGCATCTGAAAGTAAACATTTGAATTCATGTGGATTATTCTATTCCCTTTTGCGtatcatatttttcattaatttcatgTTCAAATTGTTCCTATTTGTTATTAAAAGAGTTCATTGTTCTCCACCAGCCCCCAAAATTCTCATATCAGCCGGCCCCTAATGCATACTCACCGATTGGTGcgcactcgcacacacacacacactcatatcaTATCACTCCactgttttgcatgtttaaatTCCAGGAAGTTGGTTTCAGTGTCAACCCAAATCACACCCTCATGCATCAGTGGACAGTCGGAAAGAAGGAGGAAAGGGAGGAAAGGAAATGGAATTGCACATTTTTCCATGGGAATATCCTCTGAAACATTATCAACTCTCCAGGAAATGCATATTCTTAGCCGAGGTTACAGAACAATTACAGAACAAGCACTATCtcatattgcaacattttttttaaatagcaaaaatgtcCCTTCTGATTTCTGATCAAGTGAAGGCATCTTTTCCATCTACACCTCTTCCATATCCTCATTGTCACATACCTACAGTATAGGCTTCACAAGCTTACAAAGCACAATAAACAACACACCGCTGGAATGAAGACTGTCAACAATGTCAAGATGTGACCA
This is a stretch of genomic DNA from Doryrhamphus excisus isolate RoL2022-K1 chromosome 9, RoL_Dexc_1.0, whole genome shotgun sequence. It encodes these proteins:
- the LOC131136230 gene encoding caveolae-associated protein 2-like; its protein translation is MEADAPHAEASQPEPSSVSGSTHTIPQQTNENTELLIPSFSPPSAPSSPTTTSTLSRLGLKSPTSPSAPAPGSPGGGQVSAITVVALLDKLVNMMEAVQDNQHRMEQRQADLEGAVRVVQGDVSRLSKTHISTSNSVSKLLERSRKMSGHLKEVRERLDKQAVQVKKLEANHSHLLKRNHFKVLIFQEDNEIPSSVFVNDSLKTPQPSQYDAESTVPNMSVASSVDGIHTQEEGLQTISLSSDDDDELSAHRAEGHMMEPGTSQTFERRSDKFKRSSLKKVDSIKKSIEKKMAQITTKIVPPEKREKIMKSLSPTHPKSPSIKSSSFKVSPMTFNVKKVRDGEVSSQDLASGGGAHVEIPPLECSDRDIPLAAVHTQEGAPEKSGEMLIQSTSDDLKAELSINGEPASFQCELNGDRSAGLAVPERDDDVGEEEEEDEEDENHKTEVKTATNVPTPTETVALEQAS